One Nitrospirota bacterium genomic region harbors:
- a CDS encoding PilZ domain-containing protein, producing the protein MKDAMLRAEALDRTWFAFDDEGKALWLVDQSGRKACPMAWESVQDKAEFRVETRVQVRYRSQDGAWREGRAARASREGVFIEGADLLPVGAEVELSFAPSDRPAERMKGVGTVAWVCRKPDQFGYARGMGVRFLEIMPVRWLQHREAVQLAGQEQQEERGAA; encoded by the coding sequence ATGAAGGATGCAATGCTTCGCGCGGAAGCGCTCGATCGGACATGGTTCGCCTTCGACGACGAAGGAAAGGCTCTTTGGCTCGTTGATCAGTCCGGCAGGAAAGCGTGTCCCATGGCTTGGGAGTCTGTGCAGGACAAGGCAGAGTTCCGGGTAGAGACCCGTGTACAGGTTCGCTATCGATCACAAGACGGTGCATGGCGGGAAGGTCGGGCAGCTCGGGCTTCCCGAGAGGGGGTCTTTATCGAGGGGGCCGACTTGTTGCCTGTCGGAGCGGAAGTCGAGCTGAGTTTTGCACCGTCTGATCGTCCGGCAGAGCGGATGAAGGGAGTAGGAACCGTGGCATGGGTCTGCCGCAAGCCCGATCAGTTCGGATACGCGCGCGGGATGGGTGTGCGATTCCTGGAAATCATGCCCGTGCGGTGGCTCCAGCACCGCGAGGCAGTCCAGTTGGCGGGTCAAGAGCAACAGGAAGAAAGGGGCGCGGCATGA
- a CDS encoding YtxH domain-containing protein, translated as MNNRTRYVAAGGVTFVTGLLVGVGAGLLLAPQSGARTRRQLRSLVEDVSERAGCMAIDAREALGRVVERGKRLVA; from the coding sequence ATGAACAACCGAACCAGATACGTTGCGGCCGGCGGCGTGACGTTCGTCACCGGGCTGTTGGTCGGCGTCGGAGCAGGCCTGTTACTGGCCCCGCAATCGGGCGCGAGAACACGTCGACAACTGCGATCGCTGGTGGAAGACGTGAGTGAACGGGCCGGGTGCATGGCGATCGATGCGAGAGAAGCTCTCGGACGGGTCGTCGAACGCGGGAAACGCTTGGTGGCCTGA
- a CDS encoding TetR/AcrR family transcriptional regulator, whose product MAPAASSRVERRKARTRQALLDVALALFSEKGIYWTKIEDITERADIGKGTFYKYFETKEALLQALLQQGLDLLLMKTKEASRGAKPGPKLFSKIIAARLDFFLEHPEYLLLFHQVRGLLQLTTESAKDLRAVYDEHLDRLGNLLRPALNGKGATNRMLATALAAYTSGLLTYYLLFDKTGDLKRRRGEIQALLERSLQALM is encoded by the coding sequence ATGGCGCCCGCGGCATCGTCACGGGTGGAGCGTCGGAAAGCGCGCACGCGGCAGGCTCTGCTGGATGTCGCCCTGGCGCTTTTCTCCGAGAAAGGCATCTATTGGACGAAAATCGAGGATATCACCGAGCGCGCCGATATCGGCAAGGGGACCTTTTATAAGTACTTCGAGACCAAAGAGGCGCTTCTCCAGGCCCTGCTCCAGCAAGGCTTAGACCTGCTCCTCATGAAAACGAAAGAAGCCTCGCGCGGCGCCAAACCCGGACCGAAGCTCTTCAGCAAGATCATCGCAGCGAGGTTGGATTTTTTCCTGGAACATCCGGAATACCTGTTGTTGTTCCATCAGGTCCGGGGATTGCTTCAGCTCACGACGGAATCGGCCAAGGACCTGCGCGCGGTCTATGACGAGCATTTGGATCGCCTCGGGAATCTGCTGCGCCCCGCGCTGAACGGCAAAGGCGCCACCAACCGCATGCTCGCCACGGCCCTGGCGGCGTACACCTCCGGACTGTTGACCTATTATCTGTTGTTCGACAAGACAGGGGATTTGAAACGGCGTCGCGGAGAGATTCAGGCCCTGCTCGAGCGAAGCCTTCAGGCGTTGATGTAA
- a CDS encoding TonB family protein: MAIVEGPSLPKRLYPLVPDAQSGDLSTTVEVEVAPPGAIGEPPKAIPVSVMIARIRGMELTHIGKRTVYVTLGAPTTGSVSLAGPPSESVPTRPHGRPAGFRGEPTAQTALAQESVREENLVRPSPLNGSHAYWKRVNDLIGVSLRERMSAQLPSRARRNPAVRFRLFANGEAQLIQLERSSEDPRIDESAMLAVIDAHPFPPFPEDAADPYLDVHVVLPVLAP; this comes from the coding sequence GTGGCGATCGTCGAAGGCCCATCTCTTCCCAAACGCCTCTATCCGCTCGTACCGGACGCACAGTCGGGCGACTTGTCGACCACTGTGGAGGTTGAGGTGGCCCCGCCCGGCGCCATAGGCGAGCCGCCGAAAGCGATTCCCGTATCCGTCATGATCGCGCGCATAAGGGGAATGGAATTAACCCATATCGGGAAACGAACGGTGTATGTGACCTTGGGCGCCCCGACCACCGGTAGCGTGTCGCTTGCCGGGCCGCCATCCGAATCAGTCCCGACGCGGCCTCACGGTCGCCCTGCGGGATTTCGCGGCGAGCCGACGGCTCAGACCGCGCTCGCACAAGAAAGTGTACGAGAAGAAAATCTTGTGCGCCCGTCTCCGCTGAATGGCAGCCACGCGTATTGGAAACGAGTGAACGATCTCATCGGCGTGAGCCTGCGGGAGAGGATGTCCGCTCAACTGCCGTCACGGGCGCGACGCAATCCGGCGGTTCGGTTCCGGCTGTTTGCCAACGGCGAAGCCCAATTGATCCAACTGGAACGGAGCTCTGAAGACCCGCGGATCGACGAATCCGCCATGTTGGCGGTCATCGATGCGCATCCCTTTCCGCCCTTCCCCGAAGACGCCGCCGATCCTTATCTTGACGTGCACGTTGTGCTGCCTGTGCTGGCTCCTTGA
- a CDS encoding DEAD/DEAH box helicase — protein MSTSAQLPSPPLTFDALGLPAPLLRDLRSAGLTEPTPIQARAIPPALRGRDVLGCAQTGTGKTAAFVVPMIARLADGPKGHPRGLILAPTRELAFQIQATSDRLGRSSRIFAAPIVGGSDMQAQVRGLRQLPDILVATPGRLLDHLWNGTVQLSHLQIVVLDEADRMLDMGFAPQLNQILDALPEQRQSLLFSATMPGDLSDLARMSLRTPERVMVARSATPAAGVAQTLHHTTPEEKTPLLLSLLKDQDESVLVFTRTKHRADRLGRTLEQVGHQVAVLHGDRRLSQRRTALEGFRRGRYRILVATDIAARGLDVAHIGHVINYDLPHTPEDYVHRIGRTGRMKAIGRATSFVTIEDTRHIRAIEHLLGQPVPRAEGSAAGPHPRPASRPLQREHVAGHNVTWPGRSEEFRKGRRRDRP, from the coding sequence ATGTCCACCTCTGCTCAGCTTCCTTCTCCTCCGCTTACCTTTGATGCCCTCGGGTTGCCTGCCCCGCTCCTGCGGGACCTGCGCAGCGCGGGCTTGACCGAACCGACTCCGATCCAGGCGCGGGCCATTCCGCCGGCGTTGCGGGGGCGAGACGTGTTGGGCTGCGCGCAAACCGGCACAGGAAAGACCGCGGCGTTTGTCGTGCCGATGATCGCGCGGCTGGCCGACGGGCCCAAGGGCCACCCACGCGGCTTGATCTTGGCGCCGACCCGGGAACTGGCCTTTCAGATTCAGGCGACCTCGGATCGGCTCGGCCGGTCCAGCCGGATTTTCGCCGCTCCCATCGTCGGCGGCAGCGACATGCAGGCCCAGGTGCGCGGTCTGCGCCAGCTCCCCGATATTCTCGTGGCGACGCCCGGCCGGCTGTTGGACCACCTGTGGAACGGGACGGTCCAGCTCTCGCATCTCCAGATCGTGGTACTGGACGAAGCGGATCGGATGCTCGATATGGGATTTGCGCCGCAGTTGAACCAGATTCTCGATGCGCTGCCGGAGCAGCGGCAAAGCCTGCTGTTTTCCGCCACCATGCCCGGTGACCTGAGTGATCTCGCGCGAATGTCCCTGAGAACCCCGGAGCGTGTGATGGTCGCCAGGTCGGCGACCCCGGCCGCGGGCGTGGCGCAAACGCTGCACCACACGACGCCCGAAGAGAAGACGCCGCTCCTTCTGTCCTTGCTCAAAGACCAAGACGAATCCGTCTTGGTCTTTACCAGGACCAAACATCGCGCCGATCGCTTGGGGCGTACCTTGGAACAAGTCGGCCATCAAGTGGCCGTGCTGCATGGGGATCGCCGGTTGTCCCAACGCCGCACAGCCTTGGAAGGGTTCCGTCGCGGACGGTATCGGATTCTCGTCGCGACCGACATCGCAGCCCGCGGTCTGGACGTGGCCCATATCGGCCATGTCATCAATTACGACCTGCCCCACACGCCGGAAGACTATGTGCACCGGATCGGGCGCACCGGCCGGATGAAGGCGATCGGGCGCGCGACAAGCTTCGTCACAATCGAGGATACCCGGCACATCCGGGCGATTGAACACCTCTTGGGACAACCGGTTCCTCGAGCTGAAGGGAGCGCCGCCGGACCCCATCCCCGTCCGGCCAGCAGGCCTCTCCAGCGAGAACACGTTGCCGGCCACAACGTCACATGGCCGGGTCGATCGGAGGAATTCAGAAAGGGCCGACGCCGGGACCGACCGTAA
- a CDS encoding PilZ domain-containing protein yields MGERENPRFDVQWPVSFSGPGVAGGGLVSCVSVSGCTVVSEEPVTPGTFLSLHIHLPEQYVPLAIDVAEVRWATGTEFGVEFRTLRAQEQERLRRVVDVLGRSH; encoded by the coding sequence ATGGGCGAACGAGAGAATCCCCGTTTCGACGTGCAATGGCCGGTGTCCTTTTCCGGGCCGGGTGTGGCCGGAGGCGGATTGGTCTCCTGTGTTTCGGTCAGCGGGTGCACCGTTGTCAGTGAGGAACCCGTGACACCGGGGACGTTCCTCTCGTTACATATCCATTTGCCTGAGCAGTATGTGCCGCTCGCGATCGATGTGGCCGAGGTCCGTTGGGCGACGGGCACGGAATTCGGCGTGGAGTTCAGAACCCTGCGCGCGCAGGAACAAGAGCGGCTGCGCCGCGTCGTGGATGTACTCGGACGATCCCATTAG
- the msrA gene encoding peptide-methionine (S)-S-oxide reductase MsrA, translated as MVDGPVGSGMEIATLAGGCFWCLEAVYDQLKGVASVESGYIGGSVSNPTYEAVCTGRTGHAEAVQITFDPQVVPYRDLLEIFFAVHDPTTLNRQGNDVGTQYRSAIFYHSPDQKAIAEDVIATLTKEKVFDRPVVTEVVPASTFYIAEAYHQEYFVRNPLQGYCQYVIGPKVAKFRRQFAAKLKG; from the coding sequence ATGGTTGACGGACCGGTTGGGTCAGGAATGGAAATCGCCACGCTGGCCGGTGGATGTTTTTGGTGTCTGGAAGCGGTGTACGACCAACTGAAAGGCGTCGCGTCGGTCGAGTCCGGCTACATCGGGGGAAGCGTGTCGAATCCCACCTACGAGGCGGTATGCACGGGCCGCACCGGCCATGCCGAGGCGGTGCAGATCACGTTTGACCCACAGGTCGTGCCGTATCGCGACCTGCTCGAGATCTTCTTCGCCGTTCACGATCCGACCACGCTCAACCGCCAGGGTAACGATGTCGGCACGCAATACCGGTCCGCGATCTTCTACCATTCACCTGATCAGAAAGCGATCGCCGAAGACGTGATCGCGACGCTGACCAAAGAGAAGGTGTTCGATCGTCCCGTCGTCACCGAGGTCGTGCCGGCCTCGACCTTTTACATAGCCGAGGCCTACCATCAGGAGTATTTCGTCCGCAACCCGTTGCAAGGCTATTGTCAGTACGTGATCGGGCCGAAGGTCGCCAAGTTCCGCCGGCAGTTCGCCGCCAAGCTGAAAGGGTAA
- the glgB gene encoding 1,4-alpha-glucan branching protein GlgB, giving the protein MSHQQRTAAAFTLLADDDLYLFNEGTHFHLYDKLGAHPAVVDGIDGTYFAVWAPDAERVSVIGNFNGWNQDSHFLHLRDGSGIWEGFIQHVGKGTLYKYHIRSRHHGYRVDKADPFSRFNEVPPKTASIIWDLDYVWHDDEWLQTRARRNAFDAPISIYEVHLGSWMRIPEEGNRSLSYREAAVKLADYVQRMGFTHVEFLPLMDHPFFGSWGYQTTGYFAPSGCFGTPQDLMYLIDELHRHGIGVILDWVPSHFPTDEHGLVYFDGSHLYEHADPRQGFHPDWNTCIFNYGRNEVRSFLISSALFWLEKYHVDGLRVDAVASMLYLDYSRNPGEWIPNPYGGRENLDAIRFLRRLNEEVYRRHPDVQTYAEESTAWPAVSRPTYAGGLGFGMKWDMGWMHDTLEYMALDPIYRKYQHNNLTFRMLYAFHENFVLPLSHDEVVYGKGSLLGRMAGDDWQKFANLRLLFGYMFAQAAKKLLFMGGEFGQWREWAHDGSLDWHLLQYASHQGLQKWVADLNGVYRREPALHERDFDPAGFEWIDCHDADASVISLLRRGTSTDELILVVCNFTPVPRVHYRIGAPRGGFWKELLNSDAREYGGSGMGNLGGTEADPSPLHGRPYSLTLILPPLSALFLKSTA; this is encoded by the coding sequence GTGAGCCATCAACAGCGAACAGCCGCCGCCTTCACGCTCCTCGCCGATGACGACTTGTACCTCTTCAACGAAGGCACGCACTTCCACCTCTACGACAAGCTCGGCGCGCACCCCGCCGTTGTCGACGGCATAGACGGGACGTATTTTGCGGTCTGGGCCCCGGATGCGGAGCGGGTTTCGGTTATCGGGAACTTCAACGGCTGGAACCAAGACAGTCACTTCCTGCATCTGCGCGACGGATCCGGTATCTGGGAAGGCTTTATCCAGCACGTCGGCAAAGGCACGCTGTACAAGTACCATATCCGCTCCCGGCACCATGGTTATCGGGTCGACAAGGCGGACCCCTTCTCACGGTTCAACGAAGTCCCGCCCAAGACCGCCTCGATCATCTGGGACCTCGACTACGTCTGGCATGACGATGAATGGCTGCAGACCAGAGCGCGCCGGAACGCCTTCGACGCGCCGATCAGCATCTATGAAGTGCATCTTGGATCCTGGATGCGCATTCCCGAAGAGGGCAACCGCTCTTTGAGTTATCGCGAAGCGGCCGTCAAGCTCGCCGACTACGTCCAGCGAATGGGGTTCACGCACGTCGAGTTCCTGCCGCTGATGGATCACCCGTTTTTCGGTTCTTGGGGCTACCAGACCACCGGCTATTTCGCGCCGTCCGGTTGCTTCGGGACGCCGCAGGACCTCATGTACCTGATCGACGAATTGCACCGACACGGTATCGGCGTCATCCTCGACTGGGTGCCGTCGCACTTCCCGACCGACGAACACGGACTCGTCTATTTCGACGGCAGCCATCTCTACGAACACGCCGATCCGCGCCAAGGTTTTCATCCCGATTGGAACACCTGCATCTTCAACTACGGTCGCAATGAAGTCAGGAGCTTCCTGATCAGCAGCGCGCTCTTCTGGCTGGAGAAATATCACGTCGACGGGCTCCGTGTGGATGCCGTGGCGTCCATGCTGTATCTGGACTATTCACGGAACCCGGGCGAATGGATTCCCAATCCATACGGCGGCCGGGAAAACCTGGACGCGATCAGGTTTCTCCGCCGTCTGAACGAAGAGGTGTATCGGCGTCATCCGGACGTCCAGACGTACGCGGAGGAATCGACCGCATGGCCGGCGGTGTCGCGCCCGACCTACGCCGGCGGACTCGGCTTCGGCATGAAATGGGACATGGGCTGGATGCACGATACGCTCGAGTACATGGCCCTGGACCCGATCTACCGGAAGTATCAGCACAACAATCTCACCTTCCGCATGCTCTATGCGTTCCATGAAAACTTCGTCCTCCCGCTCTCACACGACGAAGTCGTGTATGGGAAAGGCTCGCTGCTCGGCAGAATGGCGGGCGACGACTGGCAGAAGTTCGCCAACCTGCGTCTGCTGTTCGGCTACATGTTCGCCCAAGCCGCCAAGAAGCTCCTGTTCATGGGCGGCGAATTCGGCCAGTGGCGCGAGTGGGCGCACGACGGGAGCCTGGATTGGCACCTGCTTCAGTACGCGTCCCATCAGGGATTGCAAAAATGGGTGGCGGACCTGAACGGCGTGTACCGGCGTGAGCCGGCGCTCCACGAGCGGGACTTCGATCCGGCCGGCTTCGAGTGGATCGACTGCCACGATGCGGACGCCAGCGTCATCAGCCTCTTGCGGCGCGGGACGTCCACCGACGAGCTGATCCTGGTCGTGTGCAATTTCACGCCGGTGCCGCGAGTCCACTATCGGATCGGCGCGCCGCGCGGGGGATTCTGGAAAGAACTGCTGAACAGCGACGCACGGGAGTACGGCGGAAGCGGGATGGGGAATCTCGGCGGGACGGAGGCCGATCCGTCGCCGCTCCACGGTCGTCCCTACTCGCTTACGCTCATCCTGCCGCCGCTCTCGGCGCTTTTCCTCAAATCCACCGCCTGA
- a CDS encoding formylglycine-generating enzyme family protein yields MIPAVLVAGVLAMGAGPSQDAQTKSDETATLPEPVPKGKDSAPMVLIAAGCFPMGTSNIGAEPTQGFPNESPEHEVCLPAYYIDQFEVTIERYAKFLQDTKHDPPSLWDDDAVTTAPDRPVIDVTWYDAEAYCKWAGKRLPTEAEWEKAARGTDRRRYPWGDVHTFPDLANYNRGDWVSYPVTLAPVTYGVEGFNIRTGLVPKTGGRSPYGIYNMAGNASEWVADWYDREYYSKSPKDNPTGPEAGERKVYRGGSWYDIPRKLRTTARFSAEPDFHDRTTGFRCAMDAEKQ; encoded by the coding sequence TTGATTCCGGCCGTACTGGTCGCTGGCGTCTTGGCCATGGGCGCCGGCCCTTCGCAGGATGCGCAGACAAAGAGCGACGAAACCGCCACCCTTCCGGAACCGGTGCCAAAAGGGAAAGACAGCGCCCCAATGGTCCTGATCGCGGCTGGGTGTTTCCCAATGGGGACGAGCAACATCGGCGCCGAGCCGACCCAAGGTTTTCCGAACGAGAGTCCCGAACACGAGGTGTGTCTACCTGCGTACTACATTGATCAATTCGAGGTCACGATTGAGCGTTACGCAAAGTTTCTACAGGATACTAAGCACGATCCGCCGTCTTTGTGGGACGATGACGCGGTGACCACAGCGCCGGACCGGCCTGTGATCGATGTGACGTGGTATGATGCGGAGGCTTACTGTAAGTGGGCCGGCAAACGACTGCCGACCGAGGCCGAATGGGAGAAGGCTGCGCGGGGGACCGATCGCCGCCGTTACCCGTGGGGGGACGTGCATACATTTCCCGATCTGGCGAATTACAATCGGGGGGATTGGGTGAGTTACCCGGTGACCTTGGCGCCGGTGACCTATGGCGTGGAGGGATTCAACATTCGCACGGGTCTGGTTCCCAAAACCGGGGGCCGGAGTCCTTATGGGATCTATAATATGGCTGGGAATGCCTCAGAGTGGGTTGCCGATTGGTATGACCGTGAGTACTATTCCAAGAGTCCTAAGGACAATCCGACCGGGCCCGAGGCGGGGGAGAGAAAGGTCTATCGAGGCGGGAGTTGGTACGACATTCCGCGCAAGCTCCGCACGACCGCGCGCTTTTCTGCCGAGCCGGACTTCCATGATCGCACCACAGGGTTCCGTTGCGCCATGGATGCGGAGAAACAATAG
- a CDS encoding c-type cytochrome, producing MSNPESDQEPPEPSSSDDEEAESRALSNERAWTAIIVGVVLLTAVFALGRSGPTPSKSKSEPQRAKAAPLLSPEAVPLVTGEEPIQDLFVKAGCVVCHTIPGIAGANGRVGPELLLGATGPDRLADPKYRGKAKTVREYIIESILSPSVYVVPGYPDRTMPNWYGQKLSAGAVEKIAAYLEQIQAAGRVGKG from the coding sequence ATGTCGAATCCCGAATCCGATCAGGAACCGCCAGAGCCGTCTTCCTCCGATGACGAGGAGGCGGAGTCACGGGCTCTCTCGAACGAGAGGGCCTGGACCGCCATCATCGTCGGTGTGGTCTTGCTGACCGCGGTCTTCGCGCTTGGACGTTCCGGCCCGACTCCGTCGAAATCCAAATCCGAGCCCCAACGGGCCAAAGCTGCACCCCTGCTCTCGCCCGAGGCTGTGCCGTTGGTGACCGGGGAAGAGCCGATCCAGGACTTGTTTGTGAAAGCGGGTTGCGTGGTCTGCCATACGATTCCCGGCATCGCGGGGGCGAACGGCCGGGTCGGGCCTGAGCTGCTGCTGGGAGCCACAGGTCCTGACCGGCTGGCCGATCCGAAGTATCGCGGCAAGGCCAAGACGGTGCGGGAATACATCATCGAGTCGATCCTCTCGCCGAGTGTCTACGTGGTGCCCGGTTATCCCGATCGGACAATGCCGAACTGGTACGGACAAAAGCTCAGCGCCGGGGCGGTGGAGAAGATCGCGGCTTACCTGGAGCAAATCCAGGCAGCCGGCCGGGTTGGCAAGGGGTGA
- a CDS encoding PilT/PilU family type 4a pilus ATPase produces the protein MDIRSLLKVMVDREASDLYLTVDAPPVYRIHGVTQRTDAPPFTNEQLEALALALMRGQQRGEFEEKMEMNLALYYKELGRFRVNIFRQKGNVGLVFRLIKAEIQTVEELQLPPIIKDIAMTKRGLVLVVGATGSGKSTTLAAMIDHRNTIAPGHIVTVEDPIEFVHQHKKCIITQREVGFDTHSFQNALKNTLRQAPDVILIGEIRDTETMEAAITFAETGHLCLGTLHSNNANQAIERIMNFFPVERHAQIYLQLSLNLRAIISQRLIPSLDGKRVPALEIMLDTPRVKDLIKKAQVDTLKEAMEQGIEEGCQTFDHVLFNLYKSGKISIEQALINADSANNLRLKIKLEGLKGEEALAALLDKDKEGKDKTFQIQGMSPSSPSPLRKR, from the coding sequence ATGGATATTCGCAGCTTGCTGAAGGTGATGGTGGACCGGGAAGCATCGGATCTGTATCTGACGGTCGATGCTCCGCCGGTGTACCGCATTCACGGCGTCACCCAACGGACCGACGCCCCGCCCTTCACGAACGAACAGCTCGAAGCCTTGGCGCTGGCCTTGATGCGTGGACAACAGCGGGGCGAGTTCGAAGAAAAGATGGAAATGAACCTGGCGCTCTACTACAAAGAATTGGGGCGCTTCCGAGTCAACATCTTCCGCCAGAAAGGCAACGTCGGGCTCGTCTTTCGGCTGATCAAGGCGGAGATTCAAACCGTCGAGGAACTGCAACTCCCGCCGATCATCAAGGACATCGCCATGACCAAGCGCGGTCTCGTGTTGGTCGTGGGCGCCACCGGATCCGGTAAGTCAACCACGCTGGCGGCCATGATCGACCATCGGAACACGATCGCGCCGGGGCACATTGTGACCGTAGAGGACCCGATCGAGTTCGTCCACCAGCACAAGAAGTGCATTATCACCCAGCGCGAGGTCGGCTTTGACACGCATTCGTTCCAGAACGCGCTCAAGAACACGCTGCGGCAGGCTCCGGACGTCATCCTGATCGGAGAAATCCGGGACACGGAGACCATGGAAGCGGCCATTACTTTCGCGGAAACCGGCCACCTCTGTTTGGGCACGTTGCACTCGAACAACGCCAACCAGGCCATCGAACGCATCATGAACTTCTTTCCGGTCGAACGGCACGCCCAGATCTATCTCCAGCTTTCGCTCAACCTCCGCGCCATCATTTCCCAGCGGCTGATCCCCTCGCTGGACGGCAAGCGAGTGCCTGCGCTGGAGATCATGCTGGACACCCCGCGCGTCAAGGACCTCATCAAGAAGGCGCAAGTGGACACGCTCAAGGAGGCGATGGAACAGGGAATCGAGGAAGGGTGCCAGACCTTCGATCACGTACTGTTCAATCTTTACAAGTCCGGCAAAATCAGCATTGAGCAGGCGCTCATCAATGCCGACAGCGCCAACAACCTGCGGCTGAAGATCAAGCTGGAAGGCTTAAAGGGCGAGGAAGCGCTCGCCGCCCTGCTGGATAAAGACAAGGAGGGGAAGGACAAAACGTTCCAGATCCAGGGCATGTCTCCGTCTTCGCCGAGCCCGCTCCGTAAACGCTGA
- a CDS encoding type IV pilus twitching motility protein PilT — MDISQLLTFAVKEGASDCHLSAGEPPMVRIHGDLKKLDHPPLSMEEVHALVYDMMSDVQRKIFEEHRECDFSFAMGDIARFRVNVFLQNRGLGAVFRTIPTEIIPLEKLGMPPIIRQLCDREKGLILVTGPTGSGKSTTLAAMIDYLNNTFEGHVITIEDPIEFVHKSKKCLINQRELGVHTLSFANALRSALREDPDIILVGEMRDLETIQLALTAAETGHLVLATLHTSSAPKTVDRIIDAFPPNQQAQVRAQLAETLEGVLTQTLLKKRTGGRVAAVEIMVGTTAVRNLIREAKLHQIPGMMQASQKDGMQTMDMALVELVNRGLVTKGEAQSRSMNPNLFNQPGATA; from the coding sequence ATGGATATTTCGCAGTTACTGACGTTTGCCGTCAAAGAAGGCGCCTCGGACTGTCATCTCAGCGCCGGCGAGCCGCCGATGGTCCGGATCCACGGAGACTTGAAGAAACTGGACCATCCGCCGTTGAGCATGGAGGAAGTCCACGCGCTCGTGTACGACATGATGAGCGACGTGCAGCGCAAGATCTTCGAAGAGCATCGCGAATGCGATTTCTCCTTCGCGATGGGCGACATTGCGCGCTTCCGCGTCAACGTCTTCCTGCAGAACCGCGGTTTGGGAGCCGTTTTCCGAACCATTCCGACGGAGATCATTCCGCTCGAGAAACTCGGCATGCCCCCGATCATCCGGCAGCTCTGCGACAGAGAAAAGGGGCTGATCCTCGTCACCGGTCCGACCGGGTCCGGCAAGTCGACCACGCTGGCCGCGATGATCGATTACCTCAACAACACGTTCGAGGGGCATGTCATCACGATCGAGGACCCCATCGAGTTCGTCCACAAGTCCAAAAAGTGCCTGATCAACCAACGGGAATTGGGCGTGCATACGCTCTCGTTCGCCAACGCCCTTCGCTCGGCTCTACGCGAGGACCCGGACATTATCCTGGTCGGCGAAATGCGGGACCTGGAGACGATCCAACTCGCGCTGACCGCGGCCGAGACGGGACACTTGGTGCTGGCGACCCTCCATACGTCGAGCGCGCCCAAGACCGTCGACCGGATCATCGACGCGTTCCCGCCGAACCAGCAGGCGCAGGTCCGTGCCCAGCTCGCCGAAACTCTGGAAGGCGTGCTGACGCAGACGCTGCTCAAGAAACGAACAGGCGGCCGGGTCGCGGCGGTCGAGATCATGGTCGGGACGACCGCGGTGCGGAACCTCATTCGTGAGGCCAAGCTCCATCAAATCCCCGGCATGATGCAGGCCAGCCAGAAGGACGGGATGCAGACGATGGACATGGCCTTGGTCGAACTGGTGAACCGAGGCTTGGTGACAAAAGGCGAGGCGCAGTCGCGGAGCATGAACCCGAATCTGTTCAACCAACCCGGGGCGACCGCCTGA